The following are encoded together in the Halococcus salifodinae DSM 8989 genome:
- a CDS encoding RNA polymerase Rpb4 family protein codes for MTIFKEQLDEEYLTLAETKELLADVEAEHAADEDREMPYELARAIDHVNRFADLTPEEAREFVAELRDHEKVDEPTAYKIADLKPANRDELRAIYAQERFSLSGDELDDVLAIVAKHV; via the coding sequence ATGACGATCTTCAAGGAGCAGCTCGACGAGGAGTATCTCACGCTTGCCGAAACCAAGGAACTGCTCGCCGACGTCGAGGCCGAGCACGCGGCCGACGAGGACCGTGAGATGCCCTACGAGCTCGCACGCGCCATCGATCACGTCAACCGATTCGCGGATCTCACGCCCGAGGAGGCCCGAGAGTTCGTGGCCGAGCTCCGCGACCACGAGAAAGTCGACGAACCGACCGCGTACAAGATCGCGGATCTCAAACCGGCGAACCGTGACGAGCTCCGGGCGATCTACGCCCAGGAGCGGTTTTCGCTGTCGGGAGACGAGCTCGACGACGTTCTCGCGATCGTGGCGAAACACGTCTGA
- a CDS encoding 50S ribosomal protein L21e, whose amino-acid sequence MPNSKGPLKKTRHKLSNDPRERGTSPPQRAIEDFDEGDRVHLNLDPSVPDGRFHPRFNGHTGEVLGSQGRAYQVEIVDGDTAKTLIVTPEHLSRQE is encoded by the coding sequence ATGCCTAACTCGAAAGGACCACTGAAGAAGACCCGGCACAAGCTCTCGAACGATCCACGTGAGCGCGGCACGTCCCCGCCCCAGCGTGCGATCGAGGACTTCGACGAGGGCGATCGCGTCCACCTCAATCTCGATCCGAGCGTCCCCGATGGACGATTCCATCCTCGGTTCAACGGTCACACTGGCGAGGTGCTCGGCAGCCAGGGTCGTGCCTATCAGGTCGAGATCGTCGACGGCGACACCGCGAAGACCCTGATCGTCACCCCGGAGCATCTCAGCCGGCAGGAATGA
- a CDS encoding elongation factor 1-beta — translation MGKVAAKLKVMPESPEIDLDELQHELEDSLPEGAKINGFKRDDVAFGLVALLPTVIVPDDAGGTEAVEEAFTEVDTVESVAVENVGRI, via the coding sequence ATGGGGAAGGTCGCCGCGAAGCTCAAGGTGATGCCGGAGAGCCCCGAGATCGACCTCGACGAGCTCCAGCACGAACTCGAGGACTCGCTACCCGAGGGCGCGAAGATCAACGGGTTCAAGCGCGACGACGTCGCGTTCGGCCTCGTTGCCCTCCTGCCGACGGTGATCGTGCCCGACGACGCCGGTGGGACCGAGGCGGTCGAGGAGGCGTTCACCGAGGTCGATACCGTCGAAAGCGTCGCAGTCGAGAACGTCGGCCGGATATAA
- a CDS encoding HVO_2753 family zinc finger protein codes for MSESEQQGSQTRSCVSCGINISGTNAAAFDCPECGTQIYRCATCRKQSNLYECPDCGFTGP; via the coding sequence ATGAGCGAAAGCGAACAACAGGGAAGCCAGACCCGCTCGTGTGTCTCGTGTGGGATCAACATCTCGGGCACCAACGCCGCCGCCTTCGACTGTCCCGAGTGTGGGACCCAGATCTACCGGTGTGCGACCTGTCGCAAGCAGAGTAACCTCTACGAGTGTCCCGACTGCGGGTTCACAGGGCCCTAA
- a CDS encoding ferritin-like domain-containing protein — MTDNNTIREESDGVLDFVGQVSDQLRSRRAFMGDAAKVGAGATALSALGAGTAAANEGGSDGGSSGSGPSDVDILNFALTLEHLEANYYDQFLAEHSEEEVERSAVAQYFARPTLQYSTYQQIQDVRDHEQAHVEALTQTINDLGGTPVEAAEYEFPYSSMEEFVALSDRIEAIGVSAYAGAAPMIDNEEVLKAALSIHSVEAEHQTYFQLLNLQRPAPEAFNEARSMDQVLPIAKQFIVGENDVPEMASATFENQTTDGSSVTVASAALPDGGFVAMHDSSLLDGNVAGSVIGVSEKFDAGTQMDVNVPLYSGVPGGDYDQSSLEEDQTLIAMPHKDTNGNGSYDFLTSGGEADGAYVQDGSAVVDDAEITVE, encoded by the coding sequence ATGACTGATAACAACACGATCCGAGAGGAGTCTGATGGCGTTCTCGACTTCGTCGGACAGGTCAGCGATCAACTGCGCTCGCGGCGGGCGTTCATGGGCGATGCGGCGAAAGTCGGTGCCGGCGCAACCGCGCTGTCGGCGCTCGGAGCCGGCACCGCTGCCGCGAACGAGGGCGGCAGCGACGGCGGAAGCAGTGGATCGGGTCCGAGCGACGTCGACATCCTGAACTTCGCGCTGACGCTCGAACACCTCGAAGCGAACTACTACGACCAGTTCCTCGCCGAACACTCCGAGGAGGAAGTCGAACGGTCGGCAGTGGCCCAGTACTTCGCGCGACCGACCCTCCAGTACTCGACGTACCAGCAGATCCAGGACGTTCGGGACCACGAACAGGCCCACGTCGAGGCGCTGACACAGACGATCAACGATCTCGGCGGTACACCCGTCGAGGCCGCCGAGTACGAGTTCCCGTACTCCTCGATGGAGGAGTTCGTCGCACTCAGCGACCGGATCGAGGCCATCGGCGTCTCCGCCTACGCCGGCGCAGCACCGATGATCGACAACGAGGAAGTGCTGAAGGCCGCGCTCAGCATCCACAGCGTGGAGGCCGAACACCAGACGTACTTCCAGTTGCTCAACCTCCAGCGGCCCGCACCAGAGGCGTTCAACGAGGCGCGCTCGATGGACCAGGTGCTTCCGATCGCCAAACAGTTCATCGTCGGCGAGAACGACGTGCCCGAGATGGCGTCGGCGACGTTCGAGAACCAGACCACGGACGGATCGAGCGTCACGGTCGCGTCGGCCGCGCTGCCCGACGGTGGGTTCGTCGCGATGCACGACAGCAGTCTGCTCGACGGTAACGTCGCCGGGAGCGTCATCGGCGTCTCCGAGAAGTTCGACGCCGGCACGCAGATGGACGTGAACGTACCGCTGTACTCGGGCGTCCCCGGCGGGGACTACGATCAGTCGAGCCTCGAGGAGGACCAGACCCTGATCGCCATGCCGCACAAGGACACCAACGGCAACGGCAGCTACGACTTCCTCACCTCCGGCGGCGAGGCCGACGGTGCCTACGTCCAGGACGGCAGCGCCGTCGTCGACGACGCCGAGATCACCGTCGAGTAG
- a CDS encoding ferritin-like domain-containing protein codes for MSNDTIAERIEAGESFVDPDDFEFDNTDDGIDRASESTRDLLGRVSGALNRRSFMGNAAKAGAGAVALGTVASGSAAAYHEASDVDILNFALTLEHLEAAYYNEFLDEYSEGEIERSDAIGAKFADPQLQYSTWQELVTIRDHEEAHVEALTKTINDLGGTPVEAADYEFPYDSLESFVKFSNRVEAVGTSAYAGAAPFLEAEAVVKAGLSIHSVEARHTSYFGALLPKSSMPDAFDPARSMDQVVGIVSPLIVSE; via the coding sequence ATGTCAAACGACACTATTGCGGAACGCATCGAAGCAGGGGAGAGCTTCGTCGATCCGGACGACTTCGAGTTCGACAACACAGACGACGGCATCGACCGCGCGAGCGAGAGCACGCGGGACCTGCTCGGCCGTGTCAGCGGCGCACTGAACCGACGTTCGTTCATGGGCAACGCTGCGAAGGCCGGGGCCGGTGCGGTCGCGCTCGGGACCGTCGCGTCGGGCTCTGCGGCCGCCTATCACGAGGCCAGCGACGTCGATATCCTGAACTTCGCGCTGACGCTCGAACATCTCGAGGCCGCGTACTACAACGAGTTCCTCGACGAGTACTCCGAGGGCGAGATCGAGCGATCCGACGCCATCGGGGCGAAGTTCGCCGATCCGCAGCTCCAGTACTCGACCTGGCAGGAGCTCGTGACGATCCGCGACCACGAGGAGGCTCACGTCGAGGCACTCACGAAGACGATCAACGACCTCGGCGGCACGCCGGTCGAGGCTGCCGACTACGAGTTCCCGTACGATTCGCTCGAATCGTTCGTCAAGTTCTCGAACCGTGTCGAAGCGGTCGGCACGTCGGCGTACGCGGGCGCAGCGCCGTTCCTCGAGGCCGAAGCTGTCGTGAAGGCGGGACTGTCGATCCACTCGGTCGAGGCACGCCACACCAGCTACTTCGGTGCGCTCCTGCCGAAGAGCTCGATGCCGGACGCGTTCGACCCGGCCCGCAGCATGGACCAGGTCGTCGGTATCGTCTCCCCGCTGATCGTCTCCGAGTAA
- a CDS encoding helix-turn-helix domain-containing protein — MNLIAVVDIAHSDLSLAPTIRECSDVTIRVVPQSGTDPDTGIFFFLVENPGEEFEAQLDEDHTVAEWELVAGSEATRVYRIRHPPETKLISPKTSELSGLMREAITNARGWTVRLQFPDREALAALADYCDEEDISFTLQQMFRQDEWNGGEPTGLTEAQRVALVTAYENGYFEEPREARLADIAAELDLSPTAVGGRIRRGTAKLVETALLEE, encoded by the coding sequence GTGAATCTGATCGCCGTCGTCGATATTGCTCATTCGGATCTCTCCCTGGCACCGACGATCCGCGAGTGTTCCGACGTGACGATCCGGGTCGTGCCACAGTCCGGCACCGATCCCGACACGGGGATCTTCTTCTTCCTCGTCGAGAACCCCGGTGAGGAGTTCGAAGCCCAGCTCGACGAGGACCACACGGTCGCGGAGTGGGAGTTGGTGGCGGGCTCGGAAGCGACCCGCGTCTATCGGATCCGCCACCCGCCCGAGACGAAGCTCATCTCGCCGAAGACGAGCGAGCTCAGCGGGCTGATGCGCGAGGCGATCACCAACGCCCGCGGCTGGACGGTCCGACTCCAGTTTCCCGACCGGGAAGCGCTCGCCGCGCTTGCGGACTACTGCGACGAAGAGGACATCTCCTTTACCCTCCAGCAGATGTTCCGGCAGGACGAGTGGAACGGCGGCGAACCCACGGGACTGACCGAGGCCCAGCGCGTCGCGCTGGTGACGGCCTACGAGAACGGCTACTTCGAGGAGCCGCGCGAGGCCCGCCTCGCCGACATCGCGGCCGAACTCGATCTCTCGCCGACAGCCGTCGGCGGTCGGATCCGTCGTGGGACGGCGAAGCTCGTCGAGACGGCGCTCTTGGAGGAATAA
- a CDS encoding glycine cleavage system protein T, which produces MAESEPPSTERDSHPNHPNVDQSDRVLPRNLRQSGDPGIEMLVSTRVRKSPFFHKSFNEEGAWRATVYNRLYHPRGLVEPEDGGAMAEYEALTEAVTLWDVAVERQIRVKGPDAEALTDYVITRDATEIEPMHGKYVILCNEDGGVLNDPILLRVEEDEFWFSISDSTLMQWIEGVNVGKEFDVEIDEIDVAPMQIQGPRSEDVMREVVGEEVSEIPYYGLMEAEVDGCPVLVSQTGFSGEKGFEIYVKEAMENAERVWDPVLETVKDHGGMQIAPGHHRRIAAGILSWGQDMDHETSPFQVNLGYQVPDDKDGDYVGKEALEAQQEQIENGEYPFNLKMVGLKMAGEPIRDYASDFWLVSDPDTGEECGYMTSPWHNPELETNIGLGFVPAEKLQKETDAALDDEIYEEDLDIEFQVHLPDEYAEEPGESVYATVAEVPFKESVNPSAREQAKLNARKDAESE; this is translated from the coding sequence ATGGCAGAATCCGAACCACCGTCCACCGAACGCGATTCGCATCCGAACCACCCGAACGTCGACCAGTCCGACCGCGTGCTCCCGCGAAACCTGCGCCAGTCGGGCGACCCGGGCATCGAGATGCTGGTCTCGACCCGGGTCCGCAAATCTCCCTTTTTCCACAAGTCGTTCAACGAGGAGGGCGCGTGGCGCGCGACGGTCTACAACCGGCTCTACCACCCCCGAGGGCTGGTCGAACCCGAAGACGGCGGCGCGATGGCCGAGTACGAAGCACTGACCGAGGCCGTCACCCTCTGGGACGTCGCCGTGGAGCGCCAGATCCGCGTGAAGGGCCCCGATGCGGAGGCGCTCACCGACTACGTCATCACCCGGGACGCGACCGAGATCGAGCCGATGCACGGCAAGTACGTCATCCTCTGCAACGAGGACGGCGGCGTGCTGAACGATCCGATCTTGCTGCGCGTCGAGGAAGACGAGTTCTGGTTCTCGATCTCCGACTCCACGCTGATGCAGTGGATCGAGGGCGTCAACGTCGGCAAGGAGTTCGACGTCGAGATCGACGAGATCGACGTCGCGCCGATGCAGATCCAGGGCCCGCGCTCCGAGGACGTGATGCGCGAGGTCGTCGGCGAGGAAGTATCTGAAATCCCCTACTACGGCCTGATGGAGGCCGAGGTCGACGGCTGTCCCGTGCTCGTGAGCCAGACCGGCTTTTCGGGTGAGAAGGGCTTCGAGATCTACGTGAAAGAGGCGATGGAGAACGCCGAGCGGGTGTGGGACCCCGTACTGGAGACCGTGAAGGACCACGGCGGGATGCAGATCGCGCCGGGCCACCACCGTCGGATCGCAGCAGGCATCCTCTCGTGGGGCCAGGACATGGACCACGAGACCTCGCCGTTCCAGGTCAACCTCGGCTACCAGGTCCCCGACGACAAGGACGGCGACTACGTCGGCAAGGAGGCACTCGAAGCACAGCAGGAGCAGATCGAGAACGGCGAGTACCCGTTCAATCTCAAGATGGTCGGGCTGAAGATGGCGGGCGAGCCGATCCGGGACTACGCGTCCGACTTCTGGCTCGTCTCCGATCCCGACACGGGCGAGGAGTGTGGGTACATGACCTCGCCGTGGCACAACCCCGAGCTGGAGACCAACATCGGCCTGGGGTTCGTGCCGGCGGAGAAACTCCAGAAAGAGACCGACGCGGCGCTCGACGACGAGATCTACGAGGAGGATCTCGATATCGAGTTCCAGGTGCATCTCCCCGACGAGTACGCCGAGGAGCCTGGCGAGTCGGTGTACGCCACGGTGGCCGAAGTGCCGTTCAAGGAGTCGGTCAACCCGAGCGCCCGCGAGCAGGCCAAACTGAACGCGCGAAAGGACGCCGAGTCCGAGTAA
- a CDS encoding bifunctional 5,10-methylenetetrahydrofolate dehydrogenase/5,10-methenyltetrahydrofolate cyclohydrolase produces MPTAERLRGEPVAAEIRADVRDRVRELDERGVTPTLGTVLMSDDPADERFVALKHAACRDLDIASRDVRIDPGAPAERLHQAIDRLCADPEIDGVFVQIPLPDHVALAEVRRRLDPATDVDCLSFANLGRLVRGDPRYLPATSAAVRRLLTANDVSIEGEDVAIVGRSEIVGKPLANLLLHDAPDGNATVTVCHSRTTDLGAVTRWADIVVTAVGVPGLVDDSMLSPGVTVVDVSANRIESESGEDTQVVGDVDFESAAAVAGAITPVPGGVGPVTLAMLVSNVVLAAERRADGEG; encoded by the coding sequence ATGCCGACCGCCGAACGGCTGCGTGGCGAGCCGGTCGCGGCCGAGATCCGAGCCGACGTGCGCGATCGCGTCCGCGAACTCGACGAGCGAGGCGTCACGCCGACGCTCGGGACCGTGCTGATGAGCGACGACCCGGCCGACGAGCGGTTCGTGGCGCTGAAACACGCGGCCTGTCGCGACCTCGATATCGCGAGCCGGGACGTCCGGATCGATCCCGGCGCACCCGCGGAGCGACTCCATCAGGCGATCGATCGGCTGTGCGCTGACCCCGAAATCGACGGCGTGTTCGTCCAGATCCCGCTGCCGGACCACGTCGCGCTCGCCGAGGTACGGCGACGGCTCGATCCGGCGACGGACGTCGACTGTCTCAGTTTCGCGAACCTCGGCCGGCTCGTTCGGGGTGATCCCCGCTATCTTCCAGCGACGTCCGCCGCCGTCCGTCGTCTCCTCACAGCGAACGACGTCTCGATCGAAGGCGAGGACGTCGCCATCGTCGGTCGCTCGGAGATCGTCGGCAAACCCCTCGCGAATCTGCTCCTTCACGACGCGCCGGACGGCAACGCCACCGTCACCGTCTGTCATTCTCGAACCACGGATCTCGGTGCCGTGACTCGCTGGGCGGACATCGTGGTTACCGCCGTCGGCGTGCCGGGACTCGTCGACGACTCGATGCTCTCGCCGGGCGTCACCGTCGTCGACGTGAGTGCGAACCGGATCGAGTCGGAAAGCGGGGAAGACACGCAGGTCGTTGGCGATGTCGACTTCGAGAGCGCGGCGGCGGTCGCGGGGGCGATCACGCCGGTCCCTGGCGGTGTCGGCCCGGTCACGCTCGCGATGCTCGTTTCGAACGTCGTCCTCGCGGCCGAGCGCCGAGCGGACGGCGAGGGCTGA
- a CDS encoding anthranilate synthase component II yields the protein MTRILVIDNYDSFVYNLVQYAGAAVDAPEDGEIVVRRNDAIDVAGIRELDPDGIVVSPGPGTPADAGVSIPVFRELDYPTLGVCLGHQALCAAHGAPVGHAPSVVHGKPSTVRHDGRGVFAGLAETFAAGRYHSLAIERDDLPDPLVETAHSAGTATSTTDEGSSVAAGTDGVVMGVRHRELPHEGVQFHPESILTDVGMTMLENFERRCRPDDR from the coding sequence ATGACCCGGATCCTCGTGATCGACAACTACGACTCCTTTGTCTACAATCTCGTCCAGTACGCCGGCGCGGCGGTCGACGCTCCCGAAGACGGCGAGATCGTGGTGCGGCGCAACGACGCGATCGACGTCGCAGGGATTCGAGAGCTGGACCCCGACGGAATCGTGGTCTCCCCAGGACCAGGCACGCCCGCCGACGCCGGCGTGTCGATCCCGGTGTTCCGCGAGCTCGACTACCCCACCCTTGGGGTGTGTCTCGGCCATCAGGCGCTGTGTGCGGCCCACGGCGCGCCGGTCGGCCACGCGCCCAGCGTGGTCCACGGCAAGCCCTCGACGGTTCGCCACGACGGTCGCGGGGTCTTCGCAGGGCTGGCCGAGACGTTCGCCGCCGGCCGGTATCACTCCCTCGCGATCGAGCGCGACGACCTCCCGGACCCTCTTGTCGAGACGGCGCACTCGGCGGGCACTGCCACGAGCACGACGGACGAAGGCTCGTCGGTCGCAGCCGGAACCGACGGCGTCGTGATGGGCGTGCGCCACCGCGAACTCCCCCACGAGGGCGTCCAGTTCCACCCCGAGAGCATCCTGACCGACGTCGGCATGACGATGCTGGAGAACTTCGAACGGCGCTGTCGTCCCGACGATCGGTAG